From the genome of Planctomycetota bacterium:
GTCCGGTCGGGAGCGTGCGGAGCCGGGCGGTGGGCCGCTTGAAAGACCCGCGCCCGCGTACGGTCAGGGCATGAGCGCAGATCTGTATTCGTCCATCGCCCACCGGGGCATGGCGTTCATGAACCCGATGGGCGAGCGGTCGATCTCGGCGCTCGTCGAGATCGTGTCGCTCCAGAAGGGGGCGAACATCGTCGACTTCGGCGCGGGCACCTGCGAGCTGGTGGTCCGCCTGGCCGAGCGGTACGCCGTGTTCGGCGAGTGCGTGGAACTCTCGCCCGAGATCGCGTCCCGCGCCCGCGAGCGCGTCGCGGCGCGCGTGCCCGGGGGCGGCGTGCGCGTGCACGAGGGCGACGCGGGGCACTTCAAGGCGAGCGTGCCGGCGGCGAGCTTCGACATGGCCGTCTGCATCGGCTCGACGCACGCGCTGGGCGGGTTTGCCCACGCGGTGGACACGCTCGCACGCCTCACGCGCCAGGGCGGGTGGGTCGTGCTGGGCGAGGGCTACTGGAAGCGTCCGCCCCTGACGGCGTACCTCGAGGGCACGGGGATCGACGAGGGCGAGTTCGTGCGGTTGCACGAGCTGCTCCGGTTCGTGAGCGACCGCGGGCTCACGCCGGCCTGGCTGCACACCGCGAGCGAGCAGGACTGGGATGATTACGAGTGGGCGCACCATCGTAACATCGAGGCCTGGGTGCGCGAGAACCCGAACAGCCCCGACGCGCCGGCGCTGCTGCGACGGTCGCGGAACTGGCGGCGGTGGTACATGGAGGCGGGGCGCGACACGCTGGGCTTCGCGCTCATGGCGTTCCGCAGGCACTGAGGCGTCGAGCGGGTTCGGGCCGCGAAGGCCGGGTGGGCGATGTGGACGGACGCGGGCTCGCTGGGGCCGGCGGGGGCGAAGGAATGAAGGTGCTCTCACGAACGCAGGCGAACATCGTGTCGGTGGCGCTCATCGCGTTCACGATGTCGGGCGTGATGTCGCTGGCGATGGTGATCGTGAACACGGGGCTGGGCGGGGCGCTCGTGGGGCGGTGGATGCGGTCGTGGGTGATCGCGTTTATCATCGCGCTGCCGGTGGCGTTCATCGTAATTCCCGCCATTCGGAGGCTGGTCGGCCGGTTCGCGCGGTAGCGAGAGCGACCTAGCGTTTCGGATGCGCGAGCTGGAACTGCTTTCTTACATCGAGCGGGTCGCGGCGTCGCAGCCGCGGGACTTTCCGCGGGTGGTGGTGCCGCCGGGCGACGACTGCGCGGCGGTGCGGACGCCGTCGGGCGATCTGCTGCTGGCGAAGGTGGACCAGGTTGTGGGCGGGCGGCACTTCACGCCGCCCGTAACCTGGGACCGCGACGAGCCGGGGCCCGACGGGCTGACGCGGGACGCGTACCTGGGGCTGATCGCGCGCAAGAGCGTGGCGCGGGCGCTGTCGGACATCGGGGCGATGGCGGGGCGCCCGATGTTCGGGCTGGCGGCGGCGTGCCTGCCGGCGGGGTTTCCGTCGGACGCGGCGGAGGCGTTGGCCGAGGCGCTGCACCGCTGGGGGAGCGCGTGGTCGTGCCCGATCGTGGGGGGCGACATCGCGAGCGCGGGGCGGGCGGACCCCGGGCCGCTGGTCATCGGCCTGACCGTGATCGGGCTGGCGCACGCGTCGCGCGGGCCGGTGCTGCGGTCGGAGGCGAGGCCGGGCGACGAGGTGTACGTGACGGGGTCGCTGGGAGGGTCGCTGGAGGCCAGCGGGCTGGGGCGGCACCTGACGTTCGAGCCCCGCGTGCCGGAGGGGGCCGCGCTGGCGGATGCGCTCGGCGCTCGGCTGCACGCGATGATGGACATCTCGGACGGGCTGGGGCTGGACGCGGGGCGCATGGGGCGGGCGTCGGGGCTGGTGGTAGAGCTCGACGGCGTCCGCGTGCCGGTGACCCCGGGGAGCGACCTGCGGGGCGCGCTGCGCGACGGGGAGGACTACGAGCTGCTGTTCGCGGTGGAAGCCGGCGCGGCGCCTCCGGAGCTGGCGTGCGGGGTGACGAAGATCGGGGTGTGCCGCGTGCCCGACGGGAGCACGCCGGGGGCGCGCGTGCGCCATGCGGACGGGACGACGACCGAGGTGTCACGGCTCGGGTGGGAGCACACGTAAAGTCCCGCGTGATCACGCTCACGCGCGAGTTGCCGGAACTGGGCGCGACCGAGGCGCTGGCCGAGGGGTTCGCGCGGCTGCTGCGCGCGGGCGATGTCGTGGCGCTCGCGGGCCCGCTGGGCGCGGGGAAGACGGCGTTCGTGCGGGGCGTGGCGGGGGCGCTGGGCGTCGCGCCCGGGCTGGTCTCGAGCCCGACCTTCGTGGTGGTGAACGTGTACCCGGTGGCGGGCGAGGGCGCGGTGCGGGCGCTGGTGCACGTGGACGCGTACCGCCTGGGCGGGGCCGATGAGCTCGACACGCTCGGGTGGGACCGGCTGTTCGACGGGGCGACGCGCCGGGCGACGGGCGGCGGGGCGGCGCTGATCGAGTGGCCGCAGCGGCTGGAGGGCGCGCTGCCGGCCGACGCGGTGCGCATGACGCTGGAGCCGACGGGCGCCGACTCGCGCCGGGTGACGCTCGAGGTGCCCGACGAATGGGCATCGCGCGAGGGGTTCGACCGTCTGCGCGACTATCCGCCGACGCGCTGCCGCGTGACGGGGCGGTGGGTGTCGCCTCTGGCGGCGTCGTGGCCGTTTGTCGACGAGCGGGCGCGACTGGCGGACCTGTACGGCTGGTTCGAGGGCGCGTACCGGACGTCGCGGGGCGTGCGTGCGGACGACGAGGCGGGCGGCGAATCGGGCGACGAGCCCGGGTGAATCACCCGCTACGATCGCGCCGCATGGACATGACCATCGCCGCGACGGGCGCACCGCTGGGATTGTGGGGGCTGTTCAAGCAGTCGTTCGACGTATTCACGGTGCTGCTGCTGGCGGGGTCGCTGGTGGGCATCACGTGGGTGTTCCTGTGCGTGCTGGAGGTGCGCGCGCGGAACATCGCGCCCGAAGGGGTGACGGGGCGGCTGCGCGACCTGGCGCGGGCGGGGCGGTGGGAAGATCTGGAGATCGCGGCGCGGGACGACGACTCGTTCGTCTGCCGCGTGCTGCGTTCGCCGCTGGCGATGCGGGGGCGCGATCGGGCGGCGATCCGGGACGCGGCGGAACTGGCGGCGAGCGAGGAATCGGCGCGGTGGTTCCGCAAGGTGGACGTGCTGAACGTGATCGGGAACCTCGGGCCGCTGGTGGGGCTGGCGGGGACGGTGTGGGGGATGATCCTGGCGTTCACGAGCCTGGGGGCGACGGGCGGGCAGGCGCAGGCGTCGGACCTGTCGCTGGGCATTTCGAAGGCGCTGTTCCACACCTTGCTGGGGCTGTGCCTGGCGATCCCGTGCCTGCTGTTCTACGGGATGTACCGCAACCTGGTGGACAAGCTGTGCACGCGGGGGATCGTGGTGGCGGGTGAGATCGTGGAGCGGATCCCCAGCCGCGAGGACGATGGAGCGCGGGCGGGCGGTGCATGAAGATCCGCGCGGCACATCCGCACCAGACGGGCGCGAAGGTGAACGTCACCCCGCTGATCGACGTGGTGATGGTGCTGATCGTGTTCTATCTGATCGTGGGGAATCTCGCGCGCGAGCGCCTGGCGCCGGTGGACCTGCCCGCGACGGGCGTGGGCACGGCGGAGGACGCGGCGCCGACGCTGATCATCACCGTGGCGCGCGAGGGCGAGGGGGCGCGGGTGGTGGTCGATGGCGCGCCGGTGGCGGCCGGGGCGCTCGAGGGGCTGCTGCGGGCACGCGTGCCCGACCCGGGCACCGCGATCGTGCAGTTGCGGGCGGATCGGTCGCTGGCCTACGAGGACGTGCGCCCGGTGCTCGACGCGTGCCGTCGCGTGGGCCTCACGAGCGTGCGACTGGTGGCGGAGCGCGGGGGCGGGTCGTGAGAGCGACGCACCGGATGCGTTCGGCGCGGGCGCTCTACGAGGCGCACCACGGCCCCAACATGACGCCCATGGTGGACGTCGTGATGGTCATCCTCATCTTCTTCATGACCTCGGCGACCATCATGGGGCCCGAGTGGTTCATCCGCTCGGCGTTGCCGGCGCCGGCGGCGGGGCCCGCGCCGACGGACGCCCCCCCGACGCGCGTGCGCGTCCAGCTCGGGTTCGACGGGGTGTCGCGCGTGGGCGTGGGCGATGCGCCCCTGCGCGCGGCGCCGTTCGACACGATCGAGGTGTACCTGCGCGACGAGGTGGGCCGCGTCGGCGCCGAGAGGCTCGTCGTGACGGTCGAGCCCGCGCCGGGCGCGCCGTACGCCGATGTCGTGCGCGTGCACGAGTGGTGCGCGGCGCTGGGCATCACCAGGGTCGGGATCGTACCGGAAGCCACGGGCGACGACGCCGAGTAAGACGCGAGGCCCGCGCCGGCGTTCAGTTCGAGGGCGCGCGGACGGCAAAGATGTGCAGGCGGTGTCCCTTGGGAACAAGCCCCAGGCTGGCGCACACCCGGTCGCGCAGGGCGGCGAGCTCGGGGATGTGCACGGGGATCGCCTCGCCCCCGTCGAGCGGGATGACCAGGTCCTGCGGACGCCGCCCGTAGACGACCTGGTAGTGCGCCTGGTCCTCGTCGAACAGCACGCGCTGGATGATGCCCGCGTCCTGCAGCAGCTTGATGGTGCGGTAGATGGTCGCCTTGCTGACGCGGAAGCCCGAGGCCTTCACGTCGTCGATGACGCGTTCGGCCTCGAACACCCCGTCGAACCGCAGGATGCAGTCCAGCACCTGCGCACGCTCGGGCGTGTACTTCAGGCCCTCGCCCTTGAGCTTGCGCCGGAAGACGGCGCACAGCGGCTCGACGATGTCGAGCGCGTCGTCGGCCGGTACGTGGCTCGCGTCGCGGGTCATTCCCGTATCCTACCCGCACGTCGCGCATGCCACGCCCCGAAGCCAACCCCGCCCGCTCGCCCGCTGCTTCCGGG
Proteins encoded in this window:
- a CDS encoding MotA/TolQ/ExbB proton channel family protein — encoded protein: MDMTIAATGAPLGLWGLFKQSFDVFTVLLLAGSLVGITWVFLCVLEVRARNIAPEGVTGRLRDLARAGRWEDLEIAARDDDSFVCRVLRSPLAMRGRDRAAIRDAAELAASEESARWFRKVDVLNVIGNLGPLVGLAGTVWGMILAFTSLGATGGQAQASDLSLGISKALFHTLLGLCLAIPCLLFYGMYRNLVDKLCTRGIVVAGEIVERIPSREDDGARAGGA
- the tsaE gene encoding tRNA (adenosine(37)-N6)-threonylcarbamoyltransferase complex ATPase subunit type 1 TsaE produces the protein MITLTRELPELGATEALAEGFARLLRAGDVVALAGPLGAGKTAFVRGVAGALGVAPGLVSSPTFVVVNVYPVAGEGAVRALVHVDAYRLGGADELDTLGWDRLFDGATRRATGGGAALIEWPQRLEGALPADAVRMTLEPTGADSRRVTLEVPDEWASREGFDRLRDYPPTRCRVTGRWVSPLAASWPFVDERARLADLYGWFEGAYRTSRGVRADDEAGGESGDEPG
- a CDS encoding biopolymer transporter ExbD: MKIRAAHPHQTGAKVNVTPLIDVVMVLIVFYLIVGNLARERLAPVDLPATGVGTAEDAAPTLIITVAREGEGARVVVDGAPVAAGALEGLLRARVPDPGTAIVQLRADRSLAYEDVRPVLDACRRVGLTSVRLVAERGGGS
- a CDS encoding class I SAM-dependent methyltransferase, giving the protein MSADLYSSIAHRGMAFMNPMGERSISALVEIVSLQKGANIVDFGAGTCELVVRLAERYAVFGECVELSPEIASRARERVAARVPGGGVRVHEGDAGHFKASVPAASFDMAVCIGSTHALGGFAHAVDTLARLTRQGGWVVLGEGYWKRPPLTAYLEGTGIDEGEFVRLHELLRFVSDRGLTPAWLHTASEQDWDDYEWAHHRNIEAWVRENPNSPDAPALLRRSRNWRRWYMEAGRDTLGFALMAFRRH
- a CDS encoding biopolymer transporter ExbD; the protein is MRATHRMRSARALYEAHHGPNMTPMVDVVMVILIFFMTSATIMGPEWFIRSALPAPAAGPAPTDAPPTRVRVQLGFDGVSRVGVGDAPLRAAPFDTIEVYLRDEVGRVGAERLVVTVEPAPGAPYADVVRVHEWCAALGITRVGIVPEATGDDAE
- a CDS encoding transcriptional repressor, whose product is MTRDASHVPADDALDIVEPLCAVFRRKLKGEGLKYTPERAQVLDCILRFDGVFEAERVIDDVKASGFRVSKATIYRTIKLLQDAGIIQRVLFDEDQAHYQVVYGRRPQDLVIPLDGGEAIPVHIPELAALRDRVCASLGLVPKGHRLHIFAVRAPSN
- a CDS encoding DUF2798 domain-containing protein; translation: MLSRTQANIVSVALIAFTMSGVMSLAMVIVNTGLGGALVGRWMRSWVIAFIIALPVAFIVIPAIRRLVGRFAR
- a CDS encoding thiamine-phosphate kinase; the protein is MRELELLSYIERVAASQPRDFPRVVVPPGDDCAAVRTPSGDLLLAKVDQVVGGRHFTPPVTWDRDEPGPDGLTRDAYLGLIARKSVARALSDIGAMAGRPMFGLAAACLPAGFPSDAAEALAEALHRWGSAWSCPIVGGDIASAGRADPGPLVIGLTVIGLAHASRGPVLRSEARPGDEVYVTGSLGGSLEASGLGRHLTFEPRVPEGAALADALGARLHAMMDISDGLGLDAGRMGRASGLVVELDGVRVPVTPGSDLRGALRDGEDYELLFAVEAGAAPPELACGVTKIGVCRVPDGSTPGARVRHADGTTTEVSRLGWEHT